A single Arachidicoccus sp. BS20 DNA region contains:
- a CDS encoding sensor histidine kinase, giving the protein MKNEIQIKDKSKFPLVYEIVVWLLYVSMFKYSYYIDLVNFRDTQSDLPHPQIIFYVIALSLYWLLYYRLVIPFLLRKRSYWLILAAAFLFVIILSLPNNFIVSYVFEHFGFDKVLQEFYQKQHWFYGLRLKQFSGWDLEILLPDLIAFSSIAFLRYAFENEYNKRQLQQHNFELQLNALRAQLNPHFLFNTLNSIYGMSLLNNEETPQYILRMSDMMRYVLYESNDEKVPLEKEVAFIENYLLMESKRYENITLTFSSDNVDETTEIAPLILLPFAENAIKHGAHHINEKAVVNCKVVLNNDKLFFRLENDVSPESKSESAFGGVGIENVKARLELYYAGKYDLKISDKENVYVVDLSIELSHDQMYCCR; this is encoded by the coding sequence ATGAAAAATGAAATTCAGATAAAGGATAAAAGTAAGTTCCCGCTTGTGTACGAAATTGTTGTTTGGTTGTTGTATGTGTCTATGTTTAAATATTCATATTATATTGACTTGGTTAATTTTCGTGATACACAATCTGATTTACCGCACCCTCAAATTATATTCTATGTCATTGCACTATCCTTGTATTGGCTGTTGTATTATCGTCTTGTAATTCCTTTTCTGTTAAGAAAGAGAAGCTATTGGTTGATATTGGCAGCAGCATTTTTGTTTGTAATTATTTTATCGTTGCCGAATAATTTTATTGTAAGTTACGTCTTTGAGCATTTCGGTTTTGATAAAGTATTGCAGGAATTTTATCAAAAGCAACATTGGTTTTACGGTTTGCGATTGAAACAATTTTCAGGCTGGGATTTGGAAATATTACTGCCAGATTTAATTGCATTCAGTTCGATTGCATTTCTGCGTTATGCTTTTGAAAATGAATACAACAAACGGCAATTGCAACAACACAATTTTGAATTGCAATTAAACGCTTTGCGCGCACAGTTGAATCCGCATTTTTTGTTCAATACTTTAAACAGCATTTACGGAATGAGTTTATTGAACAATGAAGAAACGCCGCAATACATTTTGCGTATGTCCGATATGATGCGTTATGTTTTGTATGAAAGTAATGACGAAAAAGTACCGCTTGAAAAAGAAGTTGCATTTATCGAAAATTATTTGCTCATGGAAAGCAAACGATATGAAAATATTACGCTTACATTTTCTTCTGATAATGTAGATGAAACAACTGAAATTGCGCCATTGATTTTGTTGCCTTTTGCAGAAAACGCCATTAAACATGGTGCGCATCATATAAATGAAAAAGCTGTTGTTAATTGTAAAGTTGTTTTGAATAACGATAAATTATTTTTCAGATTGGAAAATGATGTTTCGCCTGAAAGTAAGTCGGAATCAGCATTTGGAGGAGTTGGTATTGAAAATGTAAAAGCAAGGTTGGAATTGTATTATGCAGGAAAATACGATTTGAAAATTTCGGATAAAGAAAATGTTTACGTTGTTGATTTATCAATTGAATTAAGCCATGATCAAATGTATTGTTGTCGATGA
- a CDS encoding LytR/AlgR family response regulator transcription factor has protein sequence MIKCIVVDDELIAHQILEKYILKCESLALIGHCRNAMEALAMLEAHEVDLIFLDIQMPLISGLTFLKNLNNPPQIIFTTAFQDYALQGFELNAVDYLLKPFSYERFLKAVGKAEKLLENRSAEKSDENYFIIESNSVAVKLLYKDILYIEALGDYMKIYTPEKFYLQHTTLKLLEEQLPNDKFIRVHKSYIVAIGKIKMIAKDELILSNDIHVPIGQSHKEKLNEVFRK, from the coding sequence ATGATCAAATGTATTGTTGTCGATGACGAGCTCATTGCTCATCAGATTTTGGAGAAATATATTTTGAAATGCGAGAGTCTTGCATTGATTGGTCATTGCCGCAATGCAATGGAAGCATTGGCGATGCTGGAAGCGCATGAAGTAGATTTGATTTTTCTCGATATTCAAATGCCGTTGATTAGCGGGTTAACTTTTTTAAAGAACCTGAATAATCCGCCGCAAATTATTTTCACGACTGCGTTTCAGGATTATGCGCTGCAAGGTTTTGAATTGAATGCAGTCGATTATTTGCTTAAGCCTTTTTCTTATGAAAGGTTTTTAAAAGCTGTCGGCAAAGCTGAAAAATTATTGGAAAACAGAAGTGCCGAGAAAAGTGATGAAAATTATTTTATCATAGAAAGCAATTCTGTTGCAGTAAAACTTCTTTATAAAGATATTTTGTACATCGAAGCGCTTGGCGACTATATGAAAATTTATACCCCCGAAAAATTTTATCTGCAACACACAACACTAAAATTGTTGGAAGAACAATTGCCGAACGATAAATTTATCCGTGTTCATAAATCATACATTGTTGCTATCGGGAAAATAAAGATGATTGCGAAAGACGAACTCATTCTTTCAAATGATATTCATGTTCCAATAGGTCAATCTCATAAAGAAAAACTGAATGAGGTTTTCAGAAAGTAA
- a CDS encoding TrmH family RNA methyltransferase, whose protein sequence is MTSERKDKLTRVLNHRQTDIAVVFENVEDPHNISAVLRTCESVGIQDVYILNHTIPPHPKFGKELGTRSSSSAWKWVSIHYFENLQECISSLKNENFTLMATHLSAAAVDLYEIDFTQKIALIFGNERKGVTEEMLQHCDGNFIVPQVGIIQSLNISVACAISIYEAFRQKRLAGHYEKTRLQNERLVELKNEWGLKED, encoded by the coding sequence ATGACTTCCGAACGAAAAGATAAACTAACCCGTGTACTGAATCATCGTCAAACTGATATTGCCGTTGTATTTGAAAATGTGGAAGACCCGCACAATATTTCAGCTGTGCTGAGAACCTGCGAATCGGTTGGCATTCAGGACGTGTATATTCTCAATCACACGATTCCGCCGCATCCGAAATTCGGGAAAGAACTTGGCACGCGAAGCAGCAGCAGCGCATGGAAATGGGTCTCGATTCATTATTTCGAAAATCTGCAAGAATGTATTTCTTCGTTGAAAAATGAAAACTTTACATTGATGGCAACACATCTTTCTGCTGCTGCAGTTGATTTGTACGAAATAGATTTTACACAAAAAATCGCTTTGATCTTCGGCAACGAACGCAAAGGCGTAACTGAAGAAATGCTGCAACATTGCGATGGGAATTTCATTGTTCCGCAGGTTGGAATTATTCAGAGTTTAAATATTTCTGTCGCCTGCGCTATCAGTATTTATGAGGCTTTCAGGCAAAAAAGACTTGCCGGACATTATGAAAAAACACGCTTGCAGAATGAACGATTAGTCGAACTGAAAAATGAATGGGGCTTGAAAGAAGATTAA
- the gyrA gene encoding DNA gyrase subunit A, with protein sequence MEENNSNLTPEETGDIDRILPVSIETEMKTAYIDYSMSVIVGRALPDVRDGFKPVHRRVLYGMNELGNNSNKPYKKAARIVGEVMGKYHPHGDSSIYFTIVRMAQDFTMRYPLVDGQGNFGNQDGDPPAAMRYTEVRLEKIAEAMLEDIEKDTVDFQLNFDDSLEEPAVLPTRIPQLLLNGSSGIAVGMATNMMPHNLSEVIDGCIAYIDNKEITVEELMRHVKAPDFPTGGIIFGMDGVRQAMLTGRGRVMVRGKCHIETEKSGKEKIIITEVPYQVGLDALTDKIGQLASNKIVDGISYVNNESSKREGIRIVVELKRDAVSSVVINQLYKYSELQTSFGINNVAICKGRPRTLNLKQLIQEFIEFRMEVITRRTRFELRKAQEREHLLKGYLIALDNIDEVISIIRASANPEAAKENLVAAQFRLKNSQIIRLLGEETANEFLDEVQAKAILEMRLQRLTGMERDKIRDEYLELMKTIERLKQLLADEGLRYDVIKTELLEIKTKFGDERKSSIEYNADDISIEDLIEEEDVVVTISHLGYIKRTPVSEYRQQRRGGRGGKGVATREEDYVEHLFVPSTHDTMMFFTEKGRLFWLKVYEIPEGEKNTKGRAVQNLIQIPGDDKVRTIINVKKLTDEEYVKNHFIVLCTRKGIIKKTALQDFSRPRATGVNAITINEGDQLLEAIVTDGNSEIMLAVKSGRAIRFPEEKVRPTGRGAIGVTGIEVDDETDEVIGMISVNKNDKEKTVLVVSEKGYGKRTPLTDEDGEDVYRITNRGGKGVKTINITEKTGKLVGILDVTEKQDLIITCKSGITLRTGVASIKEAGRNTQGVILMRLDNGDEIAAISKIEEQEDEDAAGEDEAISSTENNNLPEQTSNDDNTLPDNESQSINN encoded by the coding sequence ATGGAAGAAAACAATAGCAATCTCACTCCGGAAGAGACAGGCGATATAGACAGAATTTTGCCCGTGAGTATCGAAACAGAAATGAAAACCGCTTACATCGATTATTCGATGAGCGTGATTGTAGGGCGTGCATTGCCCGATGTACGCGATGGGTTTAAACCGGTGCATCGCCGCGTGTTGTACGGGATGAATGAACTCGGAAATAACAGTAACAAACCTTATAAGAAAGCGGCGCGTATTGTGGGCGAAGTGATGGGTAAATATCATCCTCACGGCGACTCCTCGATTTATTTTACCATCGTACGTATGGCGCAGGATTTTACCATGCGCTATCCGCTGGTGGACGGTCAAGGTAACTTTGGTAACCAGGACGGCGACCCGCCGGCGGCCATGCGTTATACCGAAGTTCGTTTGGAAAAAATTGCCGAAGCCATGCTGGAAGACATCGAAAAAGATACGGTGGATTTTCAACTCAACTTCGACGATTCTCTGGAAGAACCTGCCGTGCTGCCCACGCGTATTCCGCAGCTTTTATTGAACGGATCGAGCGGTATTGCCGTAGGTATGGCAACGAATATGATGCCGCACAACCTGAGCGAAGTAATCGACGGCTGTATTGCTTATATCGATAATAAAGAAATAACAGTTGAAGAATTGATGCGCCATGTGAAAGCGCCGGATTTTCCAACGGGCGGTATTATTTTCGGTATGGATGGCGTGCGTCAGGCAATGCTTACCGGTCGCGGTCGAGTAATGGTGCGCGGAAAATGTCATATAGAAACTGAGAAGTCGGGCAAAGAAAAAATTATTATCACAGAAGTGCCGTATCAGGTCGGTCTGGATGCTTTAACGGATAAAATAGGACAGCTCGCTTCCAACAAGATTGTTGATGGTATTTCTTATGTAAACAACGAAAGCAGCAAGCGCGAAGGCATTCGCATTGTAGTGGAACTCAAGCGTGATGCGGTTTCCAGTGTTGTTATTAATCAATTGTACAAATATTCCGAGCTGCAAACCAGCTTTGGAATCAACAATGTTGCCATTTGTAAAGGGCGTCCGCGCACGCTGAACCTGAAACAGCTTATCCAGGAATTTATCGAGTTCAGAATGGAGGTAATTACGCGACGTACGAGATTTGAATTGCGAAAAGCACAAGAGCGTGAGCATCTGTTAAAAGGCTATCTGATAGCCTTGGATAATATTGATGAAGTCATCAGTATCATTCGTGCATCGGCTAATCCGGAAGCTGCAAAAGAAAATTTGGTGGCTGCGCAGTTCCGGCTAAAAAATTCTCAAATTATCCGGTTGCTTGGCGAAGAAACAGCCAACGAATTTCTGGACGAAGTACAGGCGAAAGCTATTCTTGAGATGCGCTTGCAGCGTTTAACCGGAATGGAACGCGATAAGATTCGCGATGAATATCTGGAACTGATGAAAACCATTGAACGTCTGAAACAATTGCTGGCAGATGAAGGCTTGCGTTATGATGTAATCAAAACCGAATTACTCGAAATAAAAACAAAATTCGGCGATGAACGTAAAAGCAGTATTGAGTACAACGCAGACGATATCAGCATCGAAGATTTGATTGAAGAAGAAGATGTGGTAGTTACTATTTCGCACCTCGGTTATATCAAACGTACGCCGGTTTCGGAATACCGGCAGCAGCGTCGCGGCGGTCGCGGCGGCAAAGGCGTGGCTACCCGCGAAGAGGATTATGTGGAGCATTTGTTTGTACCTTCTACACATGATACTATGATGTTCTTTACGGAGAAAGGACGTTTGTTTTGGCTGAAGGTTTATGAAATTCCTGAAGGAGAAAAGAACACTAAAGGTCGTGCAGTTCAAAACCTGATTCAGATTCCGGGCGATGATAAAGTGAGAACGATTATCAATGTGAAGAAGCTCACGGATGAAGAGTATGTTAAAAATCATTTTATCGTTTTGTGTACACGCAAAGGAATTATTAAAAAAACGGCGTTGCAGGATTTCAGCCGTCCGCGGGCAACAGGCGTAAATGCGATTACCATTAATGAAGGCGACCAGCTTTTGGAAGCTATCGTAACAGACGGAAACAGCGAAATAATGCTTGCCGTAAAAAGTGGTCGTGCTATTCGTTTTCCCGAAGAAAAAGTTCGTCCGACCGGGCGCGGCGCTATCGGTGTTACAGGAATTGAGGTCGATGATGAAACAGATGAAGTAATCGGTATGATTTCTGTAAATAAAAATGATAAAGAAAAAACCGTACTCGTTGTAAGCGAAAAAGGTTATGGCAAACGAACTCCATTAACCGATGAAGATGGAGAAGATGTTTACCGCATTACCAATCGCGGCGGTAAAGGAGTGAAGACAATTAATATAACGGAAAAAACCGGCAAACTCGTCGGCATATTGGATGTAACTGAAAAGCAGGACTTAATTATCACTTGTAAATCGGGCATTACGTTACGTACAGGCGTTGCAAGCATTAAAGAAGCGGGACGAAATACGCAAGGTGTAATTTTGATGAGGCTTGACAATGGCGACGAAATTGCGGCAATATCTAAAATTGAAGAACAGGAAGATGAAGATGCAGCAGGCGAGGATGAGGCTATATCATCAACAGAGAATAATAACTTGCCGGAACAAACAAGTAATGATGATAATACGCTTCCTGACAATGAATCTCAATCAATTAATAATTAA
- a CDS encoding DUF3109 family protein: MIVIDNILISDEVISEQFVCDLSKCKGGCCEDGDAGAPLEDKELKELENNYEVVKPYMTKSGIAEIEKQGLYVHDRYFGWVTPTIDNKICAYGYRDEKGIIKCAIEQAYNDGKLGWKKPISCHLFPIKIQQSQIDEDLEYVNYEPREDLCASACKLGKSLKVPAYQFLKEAIVRKYGEAFYESLDATAEHLKNS; encoded by the coding sequence ATGATTGTAATCGACAATATTTTAATCAGCGACGAAGTGATTAGCGAACAATTTGTTTGCGACCTTAGCAAATGCAAAGGTGGTTGCTGTGAAGACGGCGATGCTGGCGCTCCTTTGGAAGATAAAGAACTGAAAGAACTTGAAAATAATTATGAAGTCGTGAAGCCATACATGACCAAAAGTGGTATTGCCGAAATAGAAAAGCAGGGACTGTATGTACACGACAGATATTTCGGGTGGGTAACGCCTACGATTGATAATAAAATTTGCGCTTACGGTTATCGCGACGAAAAAGGCATTATCAAATGCGCGATTGAACAAGCGTATAACGATGGAAAACTCGGTTGGAAAAAACCCATTAGTTGTCATTTGTTTCCGATAAAAATTCAGCAAAGCCAAATTGATGAAGATTTGGAATATGTAAACTACGAACCGCGCGAAGACTTATGCGCCTCCGCGTGTAAATTGGGAAAATCACTGAAAGTACCGGCTTACCAATTCCTGAAGGAAGCGATTGTACGCAAATATGGCGAAGCATTTTATGAAAGCCTCGATGCAACCGCCGAACATTTAAAAAATAGCTGA